One window of Corynebacterium accolens genomic DNA carries:
- a CDS encoding Cof-type HAD-IIB family hydrolase has translation MLPQLIALDMDGTLLDGNGDLPPGFAATSQRATELGVTLVPASGRQLATLQQMFPHEETFIAENGSVVVHNNELLSTTPLPSSAVRAAVAALDAVSQPHTVVLCTPATAFVERGIDSQASAEISKYYKSISWVDDLHDLLDEEIIKIAAFCADGSERHLHEPLREAVPEHNIAVSGAVWLDVMAAGVNKGVALETMASLLDISQSRTAAFGDFLNDFELLQAAGTAIAMDNAHPKLKAIADTIAPPNTEYGVLTVLNQLFDSQQD, from the coding sequence TTGCTTCCACAGCTTATCGCCCTAGACATGGACGGCACCCTGCTCGATGGAAACGGCGACTTGCCGCCAGGATTCGCGGCGACCAGCCAGCGCGCAACCGAGCTCGGCGTCACCCTCGTTCCGGCATCTGGGCGCCAGCTCGCCACCCTGCAACAGATGTTTCCTCATGAGGAGACCTTTATTGCAGAAAATGGCTCCGTGGTCGTGCACAATAACGAGCTGCTGAGCACCACTCCCCTGCCGTCATCGGCCGTCCGCGCTGCGGTAGCGGCGCTCGACGCGGTGTCCCAACCCCACACCGTGGTGCTGTGTACGCCAGCTACGGCGTTTGTGGAAAGGGGCATCGACAGCCAAGCCTCCGCCGAGATCTCCAAATACTATAAATCCATCAGCTGGGTAGATGATCTCCATGATCTGCTCGATGAGGAGATCATCAAAATCGCCGCCTTCTGCGCCGATGGCAGCGAAAGGCACCTCCACGAACCGCTGCGTGAGGCCGTGCCTGAGCACAATATCGCGGTATCTGGGGCGGTGTGGCTCGATGTCATGGCGGCCGGGGTAAATAAGGGCGTGGCGCTAGAAACCATGGCGTCGCTGCTGGATATCTCCCAATCTCGCACCGCGGCTTTTGGAGACTTCCTCAACGATTTCGAACTCCTCCAAGCCGCCGGAACCGCCATTGCCATGGACAATGCGCATCCTAAGCTCAAGGCGATTGCCGATACCATCGCCCCGCCCAATACCGAGTATGGGGTGCTGACAGTGCTGAATCAGCTTTTTGACAGCCAACAGGATTAG
- a CDS encoding TetR/AcrR family transcriptional regulator, with product MTSLRESKKRATRQAMSDAAARLALDGGAEAVTVSGITSAVGVSPRTFHNYFSSVADSLLHYTADVLEAFAADIPTAFPGEPISSVLELTLIDALDNEYMELRSLHSLFKIGEAMENLSHTAEEKKKFDSVTHRIIAAFQERYPEYSTFELTVILNACGSTGNACQQELKRRCEGGKPPSKQERDELVHHAFATLRGLA from the coding sequence GTGACTAGTTTGCGCGAATCCAAGAAGCGAGCAACGCGCCAGGCCATGTCTGATGCCGCGGCCCGCCTCGCCTTGGACGGCGGCGCTGAGGCGGTCACGGTCTCAGGTATCACCAGCGCCGTCGGGGTCTCCCCGCGCACATTCCACAATTATTTTTCTTCGGTGGCGGATTCCCTCTTGCACTACACCGCGGATGTCCTCGAGGCATTCGCGGCGGATATTCCCACCGCCTTTCCCGGCGAGCCCATCTCTTCGGTCTTGGAATTAACGCTCATTGATGCCCTCGACAACGAATACATGGAGCTGCGCTCGCTGCACAGCCTGTTCAAAATCGGTGAGGCGATGGAAAACCTCAGCCACACCGCCGAGGAAAAGAAGAAATTCGATAGCGTCACCCACAGGATCATCGCTGCTTTTCAAGAGCGCTACCCCGAATATTCGACCTTCGAGCTCACCGTCATCTTGAACGCGTGCGGCAGCACCGGCAATGCCTGCCAGCAAGAGCTGAAAAGGCGCTGCGAAGGCGGCAAGCCCCCTAGCAAGCAGGAACGCGACGAGTTGGTGCACCACGCCTTTGCCACCCTGCGCGGCCTTGCCTGA
- a CDS encoding 3-hydroxyisobutyryl-CoA hydrolase — MTNDAPIVSSIRNHTGVIELNRPKALNSLSPEMIDLIAAALDKWRGDDEVEQVLLTSTNPKAYCAGGDVRMARDGIVDGKYDEVDDFFASEYTLNGDIAEYPKPVIALVDGIAMGGGLGVSAHGSHCVVTDKTFASMPEMNIGYVTDVGMAYASQNAVGTRGKASPELAKFWGITGYRMYAADLVWSGLATDYVKDGDAFASDVIDKGIDAALEQHSVQPEDEAPLAELIEGIEASFCHDSWQDITAAAKEYPELKELVDKLTAQACPTSIVAALELYRAEAQCSSIRDALELEKKLGAYMYRRDDFSDGVRAVLVDKSNDAAFNPASVAEVDVDAIRGVLAKG, encoded by the coding sequence ATGACTAATGATGCACCTATCGTGTCCTCAATCCGCAACCATACCGGAGTCATTGAGCTCAACCGCCCAAAGGCTCTCAACTCTCTCAGCCCAGAAATGATCGATCTCATCGCCGCTGCCTTGGATAAGTGGCGGGGTGATGACGAGGTAGAGCAGGTCCTTTTGACCTCTACCAATCCTAAGGCCTATTGCGCGGGTGGCGATGTCCGTATGGCTCGCGATGGCATCGTCGACGGCAAGTACGACGAGGTCGATGACTTCTTCGCCTCGGAGTACACCCTCAACGGGGATATTGCGGAATACCCTAAGCCGGTCATCGCGCTGGTGGATGGCATCGCTATGGGTGGCGGCCTTGGTGTCTCCGCGCACGGCTCGCACTGCGTGGTCACGGACAAGACCTTCGCCTCCATGCCGGAGATGAATATTGGCTATGTCACGGATGTGGGCATGGCCTATGCCTCCCAAAACGCGGTGGGCACGCGCGGTAAGGCCTCGCCAGAGCTCGCAAAGTTCTGGGGTATTACCGGCTACCGCATGTACGCCGCAGACCTCGTGTGGAGCGGGCTGGCCACTGACTACGTAAAAGACGGCGATGCGTTTGCCAGCGACGTCATTGATAAGGGCATTGATGCCGCGCTGGAACAGCACTCCGTGCAGCCAGAAGATGAGGCCCCGCTTGCAGAGCTCATCGAGGGGATCGAGGCCAGCTTCTGCCACGATTCCTGGCAGGACATCACCGCGGCCGCTAAGGAATACCCGGAGCTGAAGGAGCTGGTGGATAAGCTCACCGCGCAGGCCTGCCCGACCTCCATCGTGGCCGCGCTGGAGCTCTACCGGGCAGAGGCGCAGTGCTCGAGCATTCGCGATGCCCTCGAGCTGGAAAAGAAACTGGGCGCTTATATGTATCGCCGCGATGACTTTTCCGATGGCGTGCGCGCGGTATTGGTAGATAAATCCAATGACGCGGCCTTTAACCCCGCAAGCGTCGCGGAGGTGGATGTAGACGCCATCCGCGGCGTATTAGCTAAAGGTTAA
- a CDS encoding DUF6882 domain-containing protein yields the protein MDTSNSLAQATRDACFIQAGLDAAFRARLGDTTDVEFNFLTPSTDAEGHLTRNQPVEIRCSSSSSVKDFRGTRIAVIDRAGSPAWRWAMQAEADLPQGGDDPAKFIPLARLLAGNAPVLRARQGDHEAIIAVDFHPRLDFPTSIAAGIRRSAPDIDEQRAVHELAHHLGITLAETGAGSPAESAEHYSDGTTLHFSRALGAPQITAIEPGMKDTRIIEDAFYYGMEHQLYFQGNFPEATVHLNADAATAEIRYSGGKAEATAVLIATISEERFLWAWADPAVKDTAAAQAAANLYRFGIDHRVPALIRPALPLDYARARQVPQLALPILGMWTLVGATLADGRVGLVLLDSEALHLPQPTSAATEATLAATPPREINEAQARSAYASFRGINL from the coding sequence ATGGATACTTCAAATTCACTTGCCCAGGCCACCCGCGATGCCTGCTTTATTCAGGCGGGCCTTGACGCCGCCTTCCGGGCCCGCTTGGGCGATACCACCGATGTGGAATTTAATTTCCTCACCCCCTCAACGGATGCCGAGGGCCACCTCACCCGCAATCAGCCCGTGGAAATCCGCTGCAGCTCGTCCTCCAGCGTCAAAGACTTCCGGGGCACACGCATCGCCGTCATCGATCGCGCCGGCTCGCCGGCCTGGCGGTGGGCGATGCAGGCGGAGGCTGACCTGCCGCAGGGCGGGGATGATCCGGCGAAGTTTATCCCCCTCGCCCGCCTCCTGGCCGGCAATGCCCCGGTGCTGCGGGCACGGCAAGGCGATCATGAGGCGATCATCGCCGTGGATTTCCATCCGCGCCTCGACTTTCCCACCAGCATTGCAGCAGGCATTCGCCGCAGCGCGCCGGACATTGATGAGCAGCGCGCGGTGCACGAACTCGCCCACCACTTGGGCATTACGCTCGCAGAGACTGGCGCGGGCTCCCCTGCGGAGTCTGCCGAGCATTATTCCGATGGAACGACGCTGCATTTTTCTAGAGCACTGGGTGCGCCGCAGATCACGGCAATCGAGCCGGGCATGAAGGATACCCGCATTATCGAGGATGCTTTCTATTACGGCATGGAGCACCAGCTGTATTTCCAGGGCAATTTCCCGGAGGCCACGGTGCACCTCAACGCGGACGCGGCCACGGCGGAGATTCGCTACTCTGGCGGCAAGGCCGAGGCCACGGCGGTACTCATCGCCACCATTTCGGAGGAACGATTCCTGTGGGCGTGGGCCGATCCCGCGGTCAAGGACACCGCAGCCGCGCAGGCTGCCGCGAACCTGTACCGCTTCGGCATCGATCACCGGGTACCGGCGCTGATCCGGCCCGCGCTGCCACTGGACTACGCGCGCGCCCGGCAGGTACCGCAGCTAGCCCTGCCCATCCTGGGCATGTGGACGCTGGTGGGCGCCACGCTTGCCGATGGCCGCGTCGGCCTCGTCCTCCTCGATTCCGAAGCGCTGCATTTGCCCCAGCCCACGTCCGCGGCCACGGAAGCAACGCTGGCGGCTACCCCACCCCGAGAGATCAATGAGGCGCAGGCTCGATCGGCCTACGCCTCCTTTCGCGGGATTAACCTTTAG